One window from the genome of Hydra vulgaris chromosome 02, alternate assembly HydraT2T_AEP encodes:
- the LOC105850879 gene encoding uncharacterized protein LOC105850879 — protein sequence MSDSYRKLTSIKTGKMSLSDGYCFSKFRAKQSKLVTFKGEKKKLTIDLERQHKKTNEKFENDVKEIVNNYERRIQYLRKMIEEYETNSVKQENCLSAKNEENLTLKNQIEELEKLLKLQNNIKNPVNEFVGNDEPILKRNDVEDGGDNDGSDKDKMNNANTNSMSAKGIQDTELHKNCRKEVFKLLSEIRRQKRYYELQILKEREVMQNMLQDEKMQFEKVAFKHLNNKIEKELKKTELLCTEKKYLQNTISDIIVESAMSRIENCDINDCLCQLINCPEISKQIPDTLCIKQELAGVTSCKLIGKLFERQKDLLSQAYMEKLNQKKNKFKIQLKDLHEQLQILQKENEYLKDYYYKECIDEFMGICGEFREKLFAIENYLDNKHFILQDAELKEEE from the exons ATGTCAGATTCTTATAGAAAATTGACAAG cATTAAGACTGGAAAGATGTCGCTCAGTGACGGCTATTGTTTTAGTAAATTCAGAGCGAAACAATCTAAACTAGTCACGTtcaaaggagaaaaaaaaaaacttactataGATTTAGAAAGACAACATAAGAAAACTAAcgaaaagtttgaaaatgatGTTAAAGAGATTGTTAACAATTACGAAAGACGAATACAATATCTCAGAAAAATGATAGAAGAATACGAAACAAACTCAGTTAAACAAGAAAACTGTCTGAGCgcaaaaaatgaagaaaatcttactttaaaaaatcaaattgaggAACTAGAAAAATTGCTTAAATtgcaaaataacattaaaaacccTGTAAATGAGTTTGTTGGAAATGATGAGCCAATACTAAAGCGTAATGATGTCGAAGATGGCGGTGACAATGACGGCAGCGACAAAGATAAGATGAATAATGCCAACACAAATAGCATGAGCGCGAAAGGAATACAAGATACAGAGTTACACAAAAACTGTcgtaaagaagtttttaaacttttgtctGAAATACGGCGTCAAAAAAGATACTACGAGctgcaaattttaaaagaaagagaAGTCATGCAAAACATGTTACAAGATGAGAAAATGCAATTTGAAAAAGTGGCATTCAAGCACCTTAACAACAAAATAGAGAAAGAGCTGAAAAAAACTGAACTGTTAtgtacagaaaaaaaatatctcCAAAATACTATATCTGATATTATTGTCGAGTCAGCAATGAGTCGAATAGAAAACTGCGACATTAATGATTGCTTGTGTCAACTCATAAACTGCCCTGAAATCTCAAAGCAAATCCCTGATACACTCTGTATTAAGCAAGAACTCGCTGGTGTTACTTCATGTAAATTAATTGGCAAGTTATTTGAAAGGCAGAAAGATTTGCTTTCTCAAGCGTATATGGAAAAgctcaaccaaaaaaaaaataagtttaagatACAATTGAAAGACTTACACGAACAGTTACAAATActtcaaaaagaaaatgaatacCTGAAggattattattataaagaatgtATTGATGAGTTTATGGGAATTTGCGGTGAATTTAGAGAAAAACTTTTTGCGATTGAAAATTACTTagataataaacattttattttacaagatGCTGAACTAAAAGAAGAAGAATGA